In candidate division WOR-3 bacterium, the DNA window GTAGTCCTCAATTTCCCAGATGTTCTTGAGTGCAGTCAGAACCTGCTCGTCGTAGACTCTGGGTCGTGCCCGAACCCGTCGGCAGCCATATGTGGCTGCGCTCAGCACCAGGGGTGGACGGTCAGCCTGCGGTAACACCACCCGGCGGTTATAGGCCCGGAGCAGCCGTGTGGCGTAGGACCGGTTGTATCCGGTAAGTTCTGTCACCTGGTTGATGATTACCGTTTTGGTGCTCCTATTAGCTCGGGCATACCGACGGGCCAGTTCTTTCGTTACAGCCTGTTTTTCACGCATAGTCAGTGCCATCTGACCAACTCCTTTCATGGTAAGGGCTGGTCAGATTATGCCTCCTGTTTCGAGTACTTTTCTTACGTGAGGCAACGGGGTAGCTTCGAGTACATTTTTGGTGAGGCAACGCGGCAGCTTGACAGACATGGAGTTGGGTCTAGAATCAAAGTGCTTCTGACCAGGAGGTAGCATGTCAAGAACCCTTGTTGGTCTTGCTTTTGTGCTCGCGCTGGCCGCCTTGTCTTCGGCGCACAACATTATCATCGAGAGTCATGAAATCCCGCTAGTAATCAACACGTACGGTCGCTACAGCCAGAACTCCAGCATGTTCTTCTGGCCGGCATTCGACACCACTAAGGAGTGGTGGGACCTGACCCAGTACCCAGGCGGACTCTGGACCAGACTCGGGCTGCGCGCTCCAACCGAGTGCCGACCTCCGGCCCTTGACTCGATGAAGCTCGACCCTCCAGACCCGCAGGTCTGCGAGATGGACACCTTGGGCAACAATACGAACCAGTGGGTCTTCTTCTACAAGAACCAGTTCGGTCTATACTGTGACGGCATTGACTTCACCCAAGGCGAGTACCGGTTCATCGGCAACTACCGGCCAGACGGCTATACATACGCTACCCCTACCTATCACACCGCAAGCTGGAACACATCCTGGCAGTGGCGGTACGAACTGTTCCCCGGCGTCTTCATTGTGTTCAACGAGCAACATCAGAAGAAAATTGTGTCCAAGGGCAAGGTGAAGATTCCGATGTCGGGCGAGTACTATTGGCCTTGTCTTGTCATCCGCGACTACATGGTGTTCTCAGACAATATGGGCAATCTGGACACGCGCTGGATTTACGAGTGGCTTGTGCCTGGGCACTTTGCCGGTGGTAACGGCGTGGCCGCGGCCATGAGTCAGAACGGCGCGGCCCACAACTTCCTCGTTGTTGAAAACTTCTTCTCGATGAGCAATCTGCAAATCCCGGGCTGGGACCTGATACCGCCCACGTTCTCGAACGTACGGGTCTGGCCGGACACGACCTATGCTGGTCCATTCAAGGTCTGGGCTAACATCGCCGACAACCAGGCAGTCGGCGCCGAGTCGCTGTTCTACCGCGTAAACCAGGGAACATGGTATGCCAAGGCCCCGGACTCCTCAACCAGTGGCCGCTACTGCTTCACGATACCTGAAGTCACCCCACCGGCCCAGGTCGAGTACTTCATCTGGGCAAAGGACACGTTCTCGGTGAACCAGAACATTGACTTCTGGACTACCTGGCCGGTCTGCGCGCCCGAAAGCGCATCTATCCGGTTCAACGTCACCGCGGTCGGCATGACTGGTCAGAACCAGCTCCGGCCAGGAGACTGTCGGCTCGAGGTTTCACCCAACCCGTTCCGCAACACGGTTCAGTTCAGCCTGGCCCGATACGGGACAGACCGCGCCGAGGTCAGCATCTACGACGCCGCTGGCGTGCTTGTCCGCAGACTGCCTATGACCTTCGACCACGGAACGCTCCTCGCGTCTTGGGATGGTACCGATTACAAGGGTGCGTCGCTACCGTCCGGCGCGTATGTGTACCAAGTCCGGGCCAAGGGTTATGCTGAAACCGGCAAGCTGCTCTTCAACCGCTAGAACCGGATGGAACTTCTAACCGTTGCGCTTGACAAACCGGATGATGTGAACATCATCCTTGGCCAGACTCATTTTATCAAGTCGGTCGAGGACCTGTACGAAACAATGGTCACCGGGGTGCCGGCTGCAAAGTTCGGACTCGCGTTCTGCGAAGCATCTGGCCCGTGCCTTGTCCGCCACACCGGCACGGACTCAGAACTTGAAGCCTTGGCGGTGAAGAACGCCCAGGCCATTGCTGCCGGCCACAGCTTCATTATCCTCATGCGCGGTTGCTTCCCAATAAATGTACTCAACGCTGTCAAGTCCGTCCCCGAAGTATGCTCGGTCTTCTGCGCCACAGCTAACCCGGTGAGAGTCGTAATCGCGGACGACGGAAGTGGCCGCGGGGTCCTCGGCGTCATTGACGGCGAGAAGCCCAAAGGCGTTGAGGGCGAAAAAGACATCGTGCAGCGCAAGGAGTTCCTGCGCCGAATTGGCTATAAGCAATAGCCTGATTTCCTTCACTTGCTCCCGACGCCGGGTACTCAGCCGGACGTCAGCGTCTGATACCCAATCGAGAACGCCCGAATCCGACGGCCAATGAACTCGGCTTCGAAGTTCTCAGCGAATAGCGTTACTGAGGCAAGGGAACATGCCAGGTACCACCACACGCAGTTCGGTTACCTGACTGTCTTCTCCCTCGCCGGTGCGGTTGTTCTCATCGTCGGACTCAC includes these proteins:
- a CDS encoding FlgD immunoglobulin-like domain containing protein — translated: MSRTLVGLAFVLALAALSSAHNIIIESHEIPLVINTYGRYSQNSSMFFWPAFDTTKEWWDLTQYPGGLWTRLGLRAPTECRPPALDSMKLDPPDPQVCEMDTLGNNTNQWVFFYKNQFGLYCDGIDFTQGEYRFIGNYRPDGYTYATPTYHTASWNTSWQWRYELFPGVFIVFNEQHQKKIVSKGKVKIPMSGEYYWPCLVIRDYMVFSDNMGNLDTRWIYEWLVPGHFAGGNGVAAAMSQNGAAHNFLVVENFFSMSNLQIPGWDLIPPTFSNVRVWPDTTYAGPFKVWANIADNQAVGAESLFYRVNQGTWYAKAPDSSTSGRYCFTIPEVTPPAQVEYFIWAKDTFSVNQNIDFWTTWPVCAPESASIRFNVTAVGMTGQNQLRPGDCRLEVSPNPFRNTVQFSLARYGTDRAEVSIYDAAGVLVRRLPMTFDHGTLLASWDGTDYKGASLPSGAYVYQVRAKGYAETGKLLFNR
- a CDS encoding adenosine-specific kinase — protein: MELLTVALDKPDDVNIILGQTHFIKSVEDLYETMVTGVPAAKFGLAFCEASGPCLVRHTGTDSELEALAVKNAQAIAAGHSFIILMRGCFPINVLNAVKSVPEVCSVFCATANPVRVVIADDGSGRGVLGVIDGEKPKGVEGEKDIVQRKEFLRRIGYKQ